Proteins from a genomic interval of Flammeovirgaceae bacterium SG7u.111:
- a CDS encoding pentapeptide repeat-containing protein, whose translation MKWSYENDIEIRRYEYDDYPKVEVNLISLDRAEKVIASKNKRIQTKDKTFEHQGYKGFDFSFSEVLSPMEFDSLIILSRFRFLRTIFTQSFIIHGATIHSSSHFEETFFIEKIEFHDVTFKDDVSFWQAIFLKKVEFNRCTFEKNACFENTVFVDEVVFNRCVFENPVNFALSDTPKTNQCFYRTIKGGFNDSVFEQKVVFYHRHFAAISFNNTKFKKLVDFYQTTFLEPVCFHKTDFEDTSVFSKATFKELAVFLYTQVSKNMILREADFQDGVNFSFINFIGGGNLNVFNLKIEFKLNKAPKESGAKEIIDDWKSITHLQKRETFRTLKNESIKQNNKIQALEFHQKEMDSFREELKATKHCLNMDRLILAFNRYTNNYGLNWVRGFWVTLGVSIMCFVLYYISLTTKPIVFTSEVDLGNSFQCIGIVLGYFIQFINPTHNVHFMHSYLGNWSVFWDYLSRIAIGLCIYQTIQAFRKFGKV comes from the coding sequence ATGAAATGGTCTTATGAGAATGATATTGAGATTAGGCGATATGAATATGATGACTATCCAAAAGTTGAGGTTAATCTAATCTCATTAGATAGAGCGGAGAAAGTAATAGCGAGTAAGAACAAAAGAATACAAACAAAAGATAAGACTTTTGAACACCAAGGGTATAAAGGGTTTGACTTCTCATTTAGTGAAGTTTTATCTCCAATGGAATTTGACTCTCTAATAATTTTATCACGATTCCGATTTCTTAGAACAATTTTTACGCAATCATTCATTATTCATGGTGCAACAATTCATTCAAGTTCACATTTTGAAGAAACATTTTTTATAGAAAAAATAGAGTTTCATGATGTTACTTTTAAAGATGATGTGTCATTTTGGCAAGCTATTTTTTTGAAAAAAGTAGAGTTTAATAGATGTACATTTGAAAAAAATGCATGTTTTGAAAACACAGTTTTTGTAGATGAAGTAGTTTTTAATAGATGTGTTTTTGAAAATCCAGTAAATTTTGCATTATCTGATACACCGAAAACAAATCAATGTTTTTACCGAACTATAAAGGGTGGTTTCAATGATTCCGTTTTTGAACAAAAAGTGGTGTTTTACCATCGTCATTTTGCTGCAATATCTTTCAATAATACAAAATTTAAAAAGCTAGTTGATTTTTATCAAACAACTTTTTTAGAGCCTGTATGTTTTCACAAAACAGATTTTGAAGATACATCTGTATTTTCAAAGGCTACGTTTAAGGAGTTAGCGGTATTTCTTTATACACAAGTATCAAAAAATATGATACTTCGTGAAGCAGATTTTCAAGACGGTGTCAATTTTTCTTTTATTAATTTCATCGGAGGGGGAAACTTGAATGTTTTTAATCTCAAAATTGAGTTTAAATTAAATAAAGCGCCTAAAGAGAGTGGAGCTAAGGAAATAATTGATGATTGGAAAAGTATAACTCACCTTCAAAAAAGAGAGACTTTTAGAACTTTAAAAAATGAATCGATAAAGCAAAATAATAAAATTCAAGCATTAGAATTTCATCAAAAAGAAATGGATTCTTTTAGAGAGGAGCTCAAGGCTACCAAGCATTGCTTGAATATGGATAGACTTATACTGGCATTTAACCGCTACACAAATAATTATGGTTTAAATTGGGTAAGGGGATTTTGGGTCACATTAGGTGTTTCAATTATGTGTTTTGTTTTATATTACATCTCCCTGACTACAAAACCTATTGTATTTACTTCTGAAGTTGATTTAGGTAATTCGTTTCAATGTATAGGTATAGTATTGGGTTATTTTATTCAATTTATTAATCCGACTCATAATGTGCATTTTATGCATTCCTATCTCGGGAATTGGTCTGTATTTTGGGATTATTTATCAAGGATCGCTATAGGGTTATGCATTTATCAAACTATACAAGCTTTTAGGAAATTTGGAAAGGTATGA
- a CDS encoding sigma-70 family RNA polymerase sigma factor, protein MEDITLWEAYKNGDRNAFASIYDLHIRILYKYGSKFTSKPELVEDAIQDLFLDLWKNRETIGETDSIKYYLLGALRRRIIRKTQKDSRYSPDDELENYDFDLEPNMEESLIASELKAGDKTQLANAMAQLSKRQKEAVYLKFFQEMDYEEMAKTMNMNYQSVRNLVYSALKILRENVTILQSLLLFWFFGR, encoded by the coding sequence ATGGAAGACATTACACTATGGGAAGCGTATAAAAACGGGGATAGAAATGCCTTTGCCTCCATCTATGACCTTCACATCCGCATCCTCTACAAATACGGGAGCAAATTCACTTCTAAGCCCGAACTGGTGGAAGACGCCATCCAAGACCTCTTCCTCGACCTCTGGAAAAACAGGGAAACCATAGGAGAAACTGATTCCATCAAGTATTATTTGCTGGGTGCACTACGAAGAAGGATCATCCGCAAAACCCAAAAAGACAGCCGGTACTCCCCCGACGACGAGCTGGAAAACTACGATTTCGACCTGGAACCCAACATGGAAGAAAGCCTCATTGCCAGTGAGCTAAAAGCAGGGGACAAAACCCAACTCGCCAACGCCATGGCACAACTTTCCAAGCGGCAAAAAGAAGCGGTCTACCTAAAATTCTTCCAAGAAATGGACTACGAAGAAATGGCCAAGACCATGAACATGAACTACCAATCCGTCCGCAACTTGGTCTATAGCGCACTCAAAATCTTGCGGGAAAATGTTACAATCTTACAGTCGTTGCTGCTGTTTTGGTTTTTTGGGAGGTAA
- a CDS encoding efflux RND transporter permease subunit: MKLPKIAIDNYQFVIILIFLGAFVGLSAYFSMPRSEDPSPNFPNYTVIAVYPGTSPKDMEELVVDPLEDALEEVDNIKKINTKIQDGLAVFRIEGYFGFDIDQQFDDIQSEINNVRGELPADLYSLDVDQFDPTKGVSIQQLALVSEIVPYNQLNDYAEALENSLKTISGLNDVKIEAEPEEQIRVSIDFQKMAQQHISLNQVIGMLKGNNANIPGGDVQAGIKSFNIKSSGGYNSLDEIKNSVVNAGDGKIVYLKDIAEVTYDYEDLKWKAGFMGQKAIFLSITQKKGENIVGLSEEINEVIARFKTKMPANIQLVSAFEQAPAVQARISDFFLSLLQGVLLVGAIILVFLGFRPSLIIMTVIPLSILMAIGALDFSGFGLQQISIAALVIALGLLVDNGIVVIENIVRFQKMGYGFRDAAIKGTSEVGYAIISSTVTTLLAFLPLVMMQSGPGEFLRSLPVTVILVLVFSLILALTLTPILAGKFLKSSKSEKRSRADRAMDGLINKVYRPTLNFALRKPWLVMLLATGIFFGSLTLFPAIGVSFFPTADKPMLLIEVETPNGTNIDGTQKAVEFVSSILDTTDFVKDYTTNAGHGNPMIYYNRIAENYKKSHGQILVNFDEWNPAVFYQTLASFRSDFAKYPGAKISFSELKNGPPFEAPIEIKIIGNELDTLARLAGVVEKIIQATPGTENVENPLAINKTDLKVAINRDKAGMIGLPIQDIDVTVRASLAGLTIDDVTLEDGEEYPLVVRMPFAQKANVGDFNKVYFTTQQGGQVPLKQVVNVQYESAVNEIQHYNTQRSTAITADVLNPDQTAAITEEIIAKLDELDMPQGYEFYIGGEYETQQESFGDLGKLLLIAMAGIFAVLVLQFRSIKQPLIVFSAIPLAITGSFVALYLSGWSFSFFAFVGFISLVGIVVNNSIILVDYTNQLMAKGMSLVKALKTSTETRFTPILLTTTTTILGLLPLTASGTGLWSPLGWTIIGGMISSTFLTLFIVPILYKLFTTVPKAA; this comes from the coding sequence ATGAAACTACCAAAAATTGCCATAGATAATTATCAGTTCGTAATTATCCTGATATTCTTAGGAGCATTTGTAGGTCTCAGCGCTTACTTTTCTATGCCAAGATCCGAAGACCCTAGCCCAAATTTCCCTAACTACACCGTGATTGCAGTTTACCCGGGCACTAGCCCCAAAGACATGGAAGAACTGGTGGTAGATCCGCTAGAAGATGCCTTGGAAGAGGTAGACAATATCAAGAAAATCAATACAAAAATTCAGGATGGATTAGCTGTATTCAGAATAGAAGGATATTTTGGGTTCGATATTGACCAACAGTTCGACGACATCCAAAGTGAGATAAATAATGTACGAGGGGAATTACCTGCAGACTTATACAGCTTGGATGTTGACCAATTTGATCCTACAAAAGGGGTAAGCATTCAGCAATTAGCCCTTGTATCGGAAATTGTGCCCTACAACCAACTCAACGATTATGCCGAAGCCTTGGAAAATTCGCTCAAGACTATCAGCGGCCTAAACGATGTAAAAATAGAAGCTGAGCCTGAAGAACAAATCAGGGTTTCTATTGATTTCCAAAAAATGGCCCAACAGCATATTTCCCTCAATCAAGTAATTGGGATGCTAAAAGGAAACAATGCAAATATACCCGGTGGCGATGTGCAGGCAGGCATAAAATCTTTCAATATCAAATCATCGGGAGGGTATAATTCACTCGATGAAATCAAAAACTCAGTGGTAAATGCAGGAGACGGAAAAATAGTGTACCTCAAAGACATAGCAGAGGTTACGTACGACTATGAAGATTTGAAATGGAAAGCTGGCTTCATGGGGCAAAAGGCTATTTTCTTATCTATTACACAAAAAAAAGGGGAAAACATTGTTGGGCTTTCGGAGGAAATCAACGAAGTAATTGCCCGGTTCAAAACGAAAATGCCTGCCAATATCCAATTGGTATCAGCATTTGAGCAAGCACCTGCCGTACAAGCACGAATTTCCGACTTTTTCTTGAGCCTCCTTCAGGGCGTTTTACTTGTAGGAGCCATCATCTTGGTGTTCCTTGGCTTCCGACCTTCACTTATCATCATGACCGTTATCCCACTTTCCATCCTCATGGCAATTGGCGCACTAGACTTTAGCGGCTTTGGTTTACAACAAATCTCTATTGCCGCCCTGGTCATTGCCCTTGGCCTACTCGTAGACAATGGAATTGTAGTTATTGAAAACATTGTTCGTTTCCAAAAAATGGGTTACGGATTTAGGGATGCGGCTATAAAAGGAACTAGCGAAGTGGGTTACGCCATTATCAGCTCTACAGTCACTACGCTCTTGGCTTTTTTACCTTTGGTGATGATGCAAAGCGGTCCTGGCGAATTCCTACGCTCTTTGCCCGTAACCGTTATCTTGGTACTTGTCTTCTCTCTCATCTTGGCCTTAACCCTCACTCCTATTTTGGCTGGAAAATTCTTAAAATCCAGTAAGTCAGAAAAGCGAAGCAGGGCTGACAGAGCCATGGATGGCTTAATCAATAAAGTATACCGGCCAACCTTGAACTTCGCCCTAAGGAAACCATGGCTGGTAATGCTCTTGGCCACAGGTATCTTCTTCGGAAGCCTTACGCTTTTCCCCGCCATAGGGGTCAGCTTTTTCCCAACCGCAGATAAGCCCATGCTACTAATAGAAGTAGAAACTCCCAATGGAACAAATATAGATGGTACACAGAAAGCAGTAGAATTTGTTTCCAGCATTTTGGATACAACAGATTTTGTGAAAGACTATACCACCAATGCTGGGCATGGCAACCCCATGATTTATTACAACCGAATTGCTGAGAATTACAAGAAAAGTCATGGGCAAATCCTTGTTAATTTCGATGAGTGGAATCCCGCTGTTTTCTACCAAACATTAGCTAGCTTCAGATCAGATTTTGCCAAATATCCGGGTGCAAAAATTAGCTTTAGCGAATTGAAAAACGGTCCTCCTTTCGAAGCTCCTATTGAAATAAAAATAATAGGAAATGAACTTGATACCTTGGCAAGGTTAGCTGGTGTTGTAGAGAAAATCATCCAAGCAACACCGGGAACAGAAAATGTAGAAAACCCCTTGGCAATCAACAAAACCGACCTCAAAGTAGCCATCAACCGCGATAAGGCAGGAATGATCGGCTTGCCCATCCAAGATATTGATGTAACCGTGCGAGCCAGTTTGGCAGGGCTTACTATCGATGATGTAACACTTGAAGACGGAGAAGAATACCCCTTAGTTGTAAGAATGCCATTTGCCCAAAAAGCGAACGTAGGCGACTTCAACAAGGTTTATTTTACCACCCAGCAAGGAGGGCAAGTTCCGCTCAAGCAAGTGGTAAATGTCCAGTACGAGTCTGCGGTAAATGAAATCCAGCATTACAATACGCAGCGAAGTACAGCCATAACTGCCGATGTATTAAACCCTGACCAGACCGCAGCTATTACCGAAGAGATCATAGCCAAACTCGATGAACTTGACATGCCACAAGGGTACGAGTTTTACATAGGAGGCGAGTACGAAACCCAACAAGAATCTTTTGGAGACTTGGGCAAACTATTGTTGATCGCTATGGCAGGAATATTTGCCGTCTTAGTTCTTCAATTCAGGTCCATCAAGCAACCCTTGATTGTTTTTTCAGCCATTCCCTTGGCCATCACGGGTTCATTTGTCGCATTGTATCTTTCAGGTTGGTCATTTTCATTCTTTGCTTTCGTTGGCTTTATCAGCTTGGTCGGCATTGTGGTCAATAATTCAATCATATTGGTAGACTACACCAACCAACTTATGGCAAAAGGAATGTCTTTGGTAAAAGCCTTAAAAACTTCGACCGAAACAAGGTTCACCCCTATCCTACTGACCACCACTACTACCATTTTGGGCTTGCTCCCACTCACTGCATCGGGCACGGGGCTATGGTCACCTTTGGGCTGGACTATTATTGGCGGAATGATATCTTCCACCTTCCTTACCTTGTTCATTGTCCCTATTTTGTATAAGCTTTTTACCACCGTGCCAAAGGCAGCCTAA
- a CDS encoding efflux RND transporter periplasmic adaptor subunit, which produces MKNLSVILALALLSYACNPDYKTKYADDSPKKTAKPVAVQELEITSAPIPIEASGVLGSKAEVKMSFKIGGIIQHIYAEEGQAVKAGQVLAILNRSEINAQVSKAKNAVGKAKRDLDRAQNLYQDSVITLEQLQDLTTVFEVAKSELEIAAFNQTYSQITAPENGKILKRFAEEGELVNGGTPVFLVGNTAKDAHVIRIGVADVDIVRLHARDSAKVFFDAYPKHSFTAYVSEIAESADPRTGAFEIELTLNPSTLNLKNGFVGKVQLFPSNQDPYYKITMDALVEGRKETAQVFVLEQKENKVKKVEVSPSHIGEGYFTVLASSFTKAQVVTEGAAYLADGDIVEVVNY; this is translated from the coding sequence ATGAAAAATCTATCAGTGATACTCGCACTGGCATTGCTAAGCTATGCCTGCAATCCAGATTATAAAACCAAATACGCAGACGACTCTCCAAAAAAAACAGCAAAACCAGTAGCCGTTCAAGAGCTAGAAATCACCTCGGCGCCTATTCCCATAGAAGCAAGTGGTGTGCTGGGCTCAAAAGCCGAAGTAAAAATGTCTTTTAAAATAGGTGGGATTATCCAGCATATTTATGCAGAAGAAGGGCAAGCGGTAAAAGCAGGGCAGGTATTGGCCATACTCAATAGGTCGGAAATAAATGCACAAGTAAGCAAAGCAAAAAATGCTGTTGGAAAAGCAAAAAGAGACCTCGACAGGGCTCAGAACCTCTACCAAGACAGCGTAATTACTTTGGAACAGTTACAAGACCTAACCACAGTTTTTGAAGTGGCAAAATCTGAATTGGAAATAGCTGCTTTCAACCAAACCTATTCGCAAATTACCGCTCCTGAAAATGGGAAAATATTAAAAAGGTTTGCCGAAGAAGGAGAGCTCGTAAATGGAGGTACACCCGTTTTTTTAGTGGGAAATACGGCTAAAGACGCTCATGTAATCAGAATAGGAGTAGCCGATGTGGATATTGTACGACTTCATGCAAGAGACTCGGCCAAGGTATTTTTCGATGCCTACCCCAAGCATTCATTTACCGCCTACGTCTCCGAAATAGCCGAATCTGCCGACCCTCGAACTGGTGCTTTCGAAATTGAACTCACCCTAAACCCAAGCACGCTAAACTTAAAAAACGGCTTTGTAGGCAAAGTCCAGCTATTTCCTTCCAACCAAGATCCTTACTACAAAATAACCATGGATGCACTGGTAGAAGGCAGGAAAGAAACCGCTCAAGTGTTTGTGCTAGAACAGAAAGAAAACAAGGTCAAAAAAGTAGAGGTAAGCCCTTCGCACATTGGAGAAGGATACTTCACTGTGTTGGCTTCTAGTTTTACCAAAGCACAAGTAGTAACGGAAGGAGCTGCTTACCTAGCGGACGGCGACATTGTAGAAGTGGTAAATTATTAA
- a CDS encoding TolC family protein, with amino-acid sequence MRLFISITLTLLLFGGVNAQENTLDSYIDEGLENNLALKQENLSVAKSLERLRQAKGLYMPDISFNSSYTIAGGGRSIAIPIGDLLNPVYKSLNQLNETNQFPTDLPNSEEQFLPNKFHDTRVEIRQALFDPDIYHNYQANKYLAASLQSKRDVYKQELVKEIKSAYYQYLTTVEALEIYASTEKLLQEILRVNKKLVENNKATVDVVYLAEYEISDLESQVAEAKRLQARAMSYFNFLLNRDLTDSIIADKNLGVELLQESAIAKLQEDALENRKELDQLTNSITATEQILALNKNTRLPKLSVGANFGYQGFNYEFNSRQDYYLLQFNMSFPIFKGFQNKSKIQESKIEISRLQTRQTELEEQIKFQVINAYKQVEAGKSSVKAKQAALKSSQKSFEIIGRKYLENQITLLNLLDARTKYTNAQLELVVAKYDLLEKEAVLERTIAVNQ; translated from the coding sequence ATGAGACTGTTTATTTCTATCACCCTCACCCTCTTGCTTTTTGGAGGCGTAAATGCCCAAGAAAACACCTTGGATAGCTACATTGATGAAGGCTTGGAGAACAACCTAGCCTTGAAACAGGAAAACTTGTCCGTAGCAAAAAGCTTGGAAAGACTCCGGCAAGCCAAAGGGCTTTACATGCCCGATATTTCGTTCAATTCATCCTACACTATTGCTGGTGGAGGTAGGTCTATTGCTATTCCCATAGGAGACCTGCTCAATCCGGTTTACAAAAGCCTGAATCAGTTGAATGAAACCAATCAGTTTCCCACGGACTTGCCCAATTCGGAAGAGCAGTTTTTGCCCAATAAGTTCCACGATACCCGTGTAGAGATCAGGCAGGCACTTTTTGACCCTGATATCTATCATAATTACCAAGCAAATAAGTACCTGGCGGCCTCTCTCCAATCTAAGCGAGATGTGTATAAACAGGAATTGGTCAAGGAAATAAAATCGGCTTATTACCAATACCTCACCACTGTAGAGGCTCTGGAAATATATGCAAGTACCGAAAAACTCCTACAGGAAATATTGCGAGTGAACAAAAAATTGGTTGAAAATAATAAGGCAACTGTCGATGTAGTTTACCTTGCCGAGTACGAAATAAGTGATTTGGAAAGCCAAGTTGCCGAGGCAAAAAGGTTACAAGCAAGAGCCATGAGCTATTTCAACTTTTTACTGAATAGAGACCTGACCGATTCGATAATAGCAGACAAAAACTTAGGAGTTGAGCTTTTACAAGAATCAGCAATTGCCAAGCTACAAGAGGACGCGCTCGAAAACAGAAAGGAGCTTGACCAATTAACCAACTCCATAACAGCGACCGAACAAATACTTGCACTCAATAAAAATACCCGATTGCCAAAACTCAGTGTTGGGGCAAATTTTGGCTACCAAGGCTTCAATTACGAGTTCAACAGCAGGCAGGATTATTACCTACTCCAGTTCAATATGTCATTCCCCATTTTCAAAGGCTTCCAAAACAAGTCTAAAATACAAGAAAGCAAAATTGAAATAAGTAGGCTGCAGACTCGGCAAACTGAGCTGGAAGAACAAATAAAATTCCAAGTTATAAATGCCTACAAGCAAGTAGAAGCAGGAAAATCATCTGTAAAAGCGAAGCAAGCCGCTCTTAAAAGCTCTCAAAAAAGCTTTGAAATAATAGGCAGGAAATATCTTGAAAACCAAATTACCCTGCTCAACCTACTAGATGCCCGCACAAAATACACCAACGCACAGCTAGAGCTAGTAGTAGCAAAATATGACCTACTCGAAAAAGAAGCAGTGCTTGAAAGAACCATTGCTGTAAATCAATAA
- a CDS encoding TetR/AcrR family transcriptional regulator translates to MGISERKERERQEMKELILHTAADIFVKSGFEKTSIRNIAEAIEYSPATIYLYFKDKNELFYAIQKEAFNKFFEYFQTVNREGSSVKMLRSLGEVYIKFAIENPGYYDLMFIMRAPMEAEDNMDDWDEGMRSHNVLFEIVDRCVEEGHFKGQDPFYVSHAIWSFVHGLSSLYVSDRMKMFPEENREKMMQEALHIFNDWMEKV, encoded by the coding sequence ATGGGAATCTCAGAAAGAAAAGAACGGGAAAGGCAGGAAATGAAGGAGCTGATTCTTCATACAGCTGCTGATATTTTTGTAAAATCTGGATTCGAAAAAACAAGTATTCGGAATATAGCCGAAGCTATTGAATATAGCCCTGCTACCATTTATTTGTACTTTAAAGATAAAAACGAACTGTTTTACGCCATCCAAAAAGAAGCGTTTAATAAGTTTTTCGAATACTTTCAGACTGTAAACCGTGAAGGGAGTTCTGTAAAAATGCTTCGTAGCCTTGGAGAAGTATATATCAAATTTGCCATCGAAAACCCTGGCTATTATGACCTAATGTTCATTATGCGAGCACCTATGGAGGCCGAGGATAACATGGATGATTGGGATGAGGGAATGCGAAGCCATAATGTGCTCTTCGAAATAGTTGACAGATGTGTAGAAGAAGGGCATTTTAAAGGACAAGACCCCTTCTATGTATCACATGCCATCTGGTCATTTGTCCACGGCTTATCATCACTTTATGTAAGCGACCGGATGAAAATGTTTCCAGAAGAAAATCGTGAAAAAATGATGCAAGAAGCACTGCATATATTCAATGATTGGATGGAAAAAGTATAA